From Pyrenophora tritici-repentis strain M4 chromosome 1, whole genome shotgun sequence, the proteins below share one genomic window:
- a CDS encoding UDP-glucose:glycoprotein glucosyltransferase precursor, which produces MRASASLLSAKLLLALSAFRHIGAYASPSINVALRAAFSPAPYLVELLETAAEENATAYYPILDRVAEGYFDDKSTDQELYTAFVDLLRIDGHITAPEALASFQFALSVRSAAPRIEAHHQYYKTSAEPSLVAEQTDACGIWVSFHGKQYCSVQLDEPFGNIHSERTYQLPFDRILGNSSALPAILYADITSPGFKKWHKTLSSTAREGKTSYRVRHKPSAKASTSPLIVNGYGVELQLKRTDYIVIDDRQAVEGESAAQKPMGTELNDDEEVADLRPLSKEEVSNLGLKAASFVAQSEQPMDTLMKLIQDFPKYSSIIAAQDASEEFIEEHLKNREQLLSAGLSVIWINGVQIPAREVNPYSLLAHLRRERKLVTGIQKQGLTGSEVISLLSHPAIAETQTEDEPQRYDFRDTSEGGNVILWLNDIEKDTRYETWPADLRALLQRTFPGQLPSCRRDIHNAIFSIDLTFADEVSDLLNVVLSLIKRGIPMRWGIVPRTTGKGALEQAKIIYHLLEAYGVDAVTVYLEKSLQDKKLARPDKAIFAAIVKSAPILDEQQPLDFDDVIKSESLDQRVAGAKQYLKRLSAEGPKAPIFVNGVPIPLGDEWLSAVSQRVGMDLRLVQKGVFEGVLNDDSWVPQLFLFQAANKRNPVIIPENEKNITVLNMADFQEIHGEAFNKMPRVRASDSASKSDWVHITLVADFDSVPGSALLKSLANFREANPNVEAVLIHNPQTGAEQSNTSEDLLEAYTKSGQELTSEALMELLARDANPRAVPADSTAFWKTAEPIYDAFGLKPGQHGLLVNGRYVGPIADDYAFSNDDMETLVTYETNKRIEPLNKALQGLELLDKIASPFDIAKVQSLVALSTVSDVPEGMFETASTLRISTYNSWAAEHTAIVKGDQDKAIFHIVASVDPATELAQKWVPILKTLSDMDGVHLKLFLNPGQMLQELPVKRFYRYVLEARPHFNSDGSVGSLAAHFSGIPKEALLNLGMDVPPSWLVAPQESIHDLDNIKLSTIPAGTNIDAIYGLESILIEGHSRDTTLGGQAPRGAEVVLSTEKDPHFADTIIMANLGYFQFKANPGFYNIQLKSGPSQDIFNLDSAGTSGWAPQPGDETTEIALMSFQGATIFPRLSRKPGQEKADVLDPGESLASELIGKGAQKVNSFFGKMGLNINSEKVFQKGADLLAGGKAVKKGTQADINIFSVASGHLYERMLNIMMVSVMKHTNHTVKFWFIEQFLSPSFKSFLPHIAAEYGFEYEMVTYKWPHWLRGQTEKQREIWGYKILFLDVLFPLDLKKVIFVDADQIVRTDMYELVQHDLQGAPYGFTPMGDSRTEMEGFRFWKTGYWANFLRGRPYHISALYVVDLVRFRQLAAGDRLRQQYHSLSADPNSLSNLDQDLPNNMQFNLPIHSLPQEWLWCETWCSDEDLAKAKTIDLCNNPQTKEPKLDRARRQVPEWNVYDEEIAALARRVKGEKKAAEVVDVQEQEQLREKKEKDAEKKVEHNEL; this is translated from the exons ATGAGGGCTTCAGCCTCACTACTGAGTGCGAAGCTTCTCCTGGCGCTGAGCGCCTTCAGGCACATTGGAGCTTATGCGAGTCCAAGCATCAACGTCGCTTTACGCGCAGCCTTTAGCCCCGCACCATACCTAGTAGAGCTGCT GGAAACCGCTGCAGAAGAGAACGCGACCGCCTACTACCCAATCCTCGACCGCGTAGCTGAAGGCTACTTTGACGACAAGTCTACCGATCAAGAGCTATACACGGCCTTTGTAGACCTACTACGAATTGATGGACACATTACTGCACCTGAAGCCCTAGCTTCCTTCCAATTTGCCCTATCAGTCCGATCGGCTGCGCCGCGGATAGAAGCACACCACCAGTACTACAAGACGTCGGCCGAACCTTCTCTTGTCGCTGAACAGACCGACGCATGCGGTATATGGGTATCGTTTCATGGCAAGCAATACTGCTCGGTACAGCTGGATGAGCCGTTTGGTAACATTCATAGCGAACG TACATACCAATTACCCTTCGACCGCATACTTGGTAACAGCTCGGCTTTGCCTGCTATCCTCTACGCCGATATCACTTCACCCGGGTTCAAGAAATGGCACAAGACGTTGAGCAGCACAGCCAGGGAGGGGAAGACATCCTACCGCGTCCGACACAAGCCTTCAGCCAAGGCCTCAACTTCGCCGTTGATCGTGAATGGCTATGGCGTCGAGCTACAGCTGAAGCGGACCGACTACATTGTCATTGACGACCGACAAGCCGTGGAGGGGGAGAGTGCTGCTCAGAAGCCGATGGGTACAGAGTTGAACGACGATGAGGAGGTTGCGGACCTCAGGCCATTGTCCAAAGAGGAGGTATCGAATCTTGGCCTCAAAGCTGCTAGTTTCGTGGCCCAGAGTGAACAGCCCATGGACACTCTTATGAAGTTGATACAAGACTTTCCCAAGTATTCATCCATCATCGCTGCTCAAGACGCCTCTGAAGAGTTCATTGAGGAACACTTGAAGAATCGCGAGCAACTTCTCTCTGCGGGCCTCAGCGTCATATGGATCAACGGTGTACAGATCCCAGCTCGCGAAGTCAACCCGTACTCTTTGCTAGCGCATCTGCGACGTGAGCGAAAATTAGTCACTGGTATCCAGAAACAAGGTCTTACTGGATCTGAGGTCATTTCCCTGTTGTCGCACCCAGCCATCGCAGAGACGCAAACAGAAGATGAGCCACAGCGCTATGACTTTAGGGACACATCTGAAGGCGGCAATGTCATTCTCTGGTTGAACGATATCGAAAAAGACACTAGATACGAGACCTGGCCTGCTGATCTCCGGGCC TTGCTCCAGAGAACTTTCCCTGGCCAATTGCCGTCTTGTCGTCGAGACATACACAATGCCATCTTCTCCATCGACCTAACTTTTGCAGATGAAGTGAGTGATCTGCTGAATGTCGTCCTTAGTCTCATTAAGCGCGGCATCCCGATGCGCTGGGGTATTGTACCTCGAACTACTGGGAAAGGCGCGCTAGAGCAAGCCAAGATAATCTACCACTTACTCGAGGCATATGGCGTCGATGCCGTAACTGTGTATCTCGAAAAG TCCTTACAGGATAAGAAGCTGGCACGTCCAGACAAAGCCATATTTGCCGCGATTGTCAAAAGTGCCCCGATCCTTGACGAGCAGCAACCTCTCGATTTTGACGATGTGATCAAGTCAGAAAGCCTCGATCAGCGCGTTGCCGGTGCGAAACAGTACTTGAAGCGTCTCTCAGCAGAAGGCCCTAAAGCTCCAATCTTCGTAAACGGTGTTCCCATTCCACTTGGTGATGAGTGGCTATCTGCCGTTAGTCAAAGAGTTGGCATGGACCTTCGTCTGGTGCAAAAGGGAGTCTTTGAGGGGGTCCTCAACGATGACAGCTGGGTGCCGCAATTGTTCCTCTTCCAGGCTGCCAACAAGCGCAACCCTGTTATCATCCCAGAGAACGAGAAGAACATCACAGTCCTCAACATGGCTGATTTCCAAGAAATCCATGGAGAGGCTTTTAACAAGATGCCTCGAGTCCGTGCATCAGATTCTGCCAGCAAGAGTGACTGGGTGCACATTACGTTGGTCGCAGACTTCGACTCGGTGCCTGGATCCGCTCTTCTTAAATCATTGGCGAACTTCCGTGAAGCCAACCCAAATGTTGAGGCGGTTTTGATACACAATCCCCAGACTGGCGCGGAGCAGTCCAACACGTCAGAAGACCTATTAGAGGCTTACACCAAGTCAGGCCAGGAACTTACAAGTGAAGCTTTGATGGAGCTCCTGGCCCGGGATGCCAATCCCAGAGCTGTGCCCGCCGACTCCACAGCATTCTGGAAGACGGCTGAGCCAATCTACGATGCTTTTGGTCTCAAACCAGGACAGCACGGTCTTCTAGTCAACGGACGTTATGTTGGCCCTATTGCAGATGACTACGCGTTTTCCAATGACGATATGGAGACCTTGGTGACTTATGAAACAAACAAACGCATCGAGCCTCTGAATAAGGCACTCCAGGGCCTTGAGCTCTTGGACAAGATTGCCTCGCCTTTCGATATTGCCAAAGTTCAGTCGCTAGTAGCACTCTCAACGGTATCGGATGTGCCAGAAGGTATGTTTGAAACCGCATCGACACTGAGAATCAGCACATACAACAGCTGGGCCGCAGAGCACACCGCTATCGTCAAGGGAGACCAAGATAAAGCTATCTTCCATATCGTAGCTTCTGTAGATCCGGCTACCGAGCTGGCGCAGAAATGGGTCCCGATTTTGAAGACATTGAGCGACATGGATGGTGTGCATCTAAAGCTCTTCTTGAACCCTGGACAAATGCTCCAGGAACTCCCTGTAAAGCGATTCTACCGCTATGTCCTCGAGGCCCGACCCCACTTCAACTCTGACGGGTCTGTCGGCAGTTTGGCGGCGCACTTCTCTGGTATTCCGAAAGAAGCTTTGTTGAACCTCGGTATGGATGTCCCTCCGTCGTGGCTAGTCGCACCGCAAGAGTCTATTCACGACCTGGATAACATCAAACTCAGCACAATTCCGGCGGGAACCAACATCGATGCCATTTATGGACTGGAGAGTATCCTCATTGAAGGACACTCTCGCGACACAACTCTTGGCGGTCAAGCACCTCGTGGAGCTGAAGTCGTCCTCTCTACCGAGAAAGATCCACACTTTGCAGACACGATCATCATGGCCAATTTGGGATACTTCCAGTTCAAGGCCAATCCCGGCTTCTACAACATTCAACTGAAGAGCGGTCCCTCGCAGGACATCTTCAACTTGGATAGTGCTGGTACGAGTGGCTGGGCACCTCAGCCAGGTGATGAGACTACTGAGATCGCTCTCATGAGCTTTCAAGGAGCTACAATCTTCCCTCGGTTATCTCGTAAGCCTGGCCAGGAAAAGGCCGATGTACTTGATCCAGGGGAGTCGCTTGCGTCTGAACTTATTGGCAAAGGCGCACAGAAGGTCAACAGCTTTTTCGGCAAGATGGGATTAAACATCAACTCCGAGAAGGTCTTCCAGAAAGGCGCAGACTTGTTAGCGGGGGGCAAAGCAGTGAAGAAAGGTACCCAAGCCGACATCAACATCTTCTCCGTCGCTTCTGGTCACTTGTATGAGCGCATGTTGAACATCATGATGGTCTCCGTCATGAAGCACACCAACCACACAGTCAAGTTCTGGTTCATCGAGCAATTCCTTTCACCGAGCTTCAAGTCTTTCCTCCCACATATCGCTGCTGAGTACGGATTCGAGTACGAAATGGTCACATACAAGTGGCCACATTGGCTTCGGGGACAGACTGAAAAACAGCGTGAGATCTGGGGTTACAAGATCCTCTTCCTGGACGTGTTGTTCCCCTTGGATCTCAAAAAGGTCATCTTCGTCGACGCGGATCAGATTGTCAGGACAGACATGTACGAGCTCGTGCAGCATGATTTGCAGGGCGCGCCATATGGTTTTACACCCATGGGCGACTCACGCACTGAGATGGAAGGTTTCCGATTCTGGAAGACTGGCTATTGGGCTAACTTCTTACGTGGCCGTCCATACCACATCTCCGCGCTCTACGTTGTTGATCTTGTTCGTTTCCGTCAGCTCGCAGCCGGAGATCGACTACGCCAGCAATACCACTCCCTCTCTGCTGATCCCAACTCCCTTTCCAACCTGGACCAGGATCTGCCCAACAACATGCAATTCAATCTCCCAATCCACAGTCTACCACAGGAATGGCTCTGGTGCGAGACCTGGTGCAGCGACGAGGATCTGGCCAAAGCAAAGACTATCGACTTGTGCAACAACCCTCAAACCAAGGAACCGAAGCTGGATCGTGCGAGAAGACAAGTTCCAGAGTGGAACGTGTACGATGAGGAGATTGCAGCGCTGGCGAGACGCGTCAAGGGAGAGAAGAAGGCTGCAGAGGTGGTAGATGTacaggagcaggagcagcttagggagaagaaggagaaggatgCCGAGAAGAAGGTAGAGCACAATGAGTTGTAA
- a CDS encoding DUF3431 domain containing protein: MLSGPPRIVPFLFVFFALCLIWWYSHNTPGAGSSLAPWKPATSLQADRPSLRGDPLDFGLPLRFSDGVGKPPGSNYTYKIIIPKTKKEDIGWMAEEIPDAPLVVYEVDNPNAVHKIPKNKGREAMVYLSYIIDHYDDLPDTSIFMHAHRHAWHNNMLLGLDAAQMIKRLNHERVARLGYMNVRCHHDPGCPDWIHMDRPGGDFDFFRKPEEIYWRRAIWEEIHPGAPIPPSISGICCAQFAVSKQRIREVPIERFIHYRKWLLTTGMDDQFSGRIFEYIWHYIFTGHEVHCPAQNTCYCDGYGICFGGRQKFEDYMKKQDARNEKFNQLDKFSHREEDAKKDGKDPDFTQEELKKILDLRVEINSMDRELDALREDAKKRGEDPKARKEETESYDSSHIWDYAPHND, encoded by the exons ATGCTCAGTGGACCCCCACGGATAGTTCCCTTTCTCTTCGTCTTCTTTGCTCTCTGCCTCATCTGGTGGTATTCCCACAACACACCGGGCGCTGGCTCGTCCTTGGCACCATGGAAACCCGCGACTTCCCTCCAAGCCGACCGGCCATCGTTGCGCGGTGATCCACTCGACTTTGGCCTCCCCTTGCGCTTCTCGGATGGCGTGGGCAAGCCGCCAGGCAGCAACTACACGTACAAGATCATTATTCCCAAGACAAAGAAGGAGGATATTGGCTGGATGGCTGAGGAGATACCCGATGCGCCGCTAGTTGTGTACGAAGTGGACAACCCCAATGCGGTGCACAAGATACCCAAGAACAAGGGCCGTGAGGCCATG GTATACCTTTCCTACATAATTGACCACTACGACGACCTTCCCGATACATCCATCTTCATGCATGCCCACCGTCATGCATGGCACAACAACATGCTCCTTGGCCTGGACGCGGCGCAAATGATCAAGCGCCTCAACCACGAGCGAGTGGCACGCCTAGGTTACATGAACGTGCGCTGCCACCACGACCCCGGCTGCCCTGACTGGATTCACATGGACCGACCCGGCGGCGATTTCGACTTCTTCCGCAAGCCCGAAGAGATATACTGGCGCAGGGCCATCTGGGAGGAGATTCACCCAGGCGCGCCAATCCCACCATCCATATCAGGAATCTGCTGTGCGCAATTCGCAGTGTCCAAACAGCGCATACGCGAGGTGCCCATCGAGCGCTTCATCCACTACCGCAAGTGGCTGCTCACAACCGGCATGGATGACCAGTTCTCTGGCCGCATCTTCGAATACATCTGGCATTACATATTTACTGGCCACGAGGTGCACTGCCCAGCCCAGAACACCTGCTACTGCGACGGTTACGGCATCTGTTTCGGCGGACGCCAAAAGTTCGAAGACTATATGAAGAAGCAGGACGCACGTAACGAAAAATTCAATCAACTGGACAAGTTCAGCCACAGGGAAGAAGACGCCAAGAAGGATGGGAAAGATCCTGACTTCACACAAGAAGAGTTGAAGAAGATACTCGATCTGAGAGTCGAAATCAACTCCATGGATCGCGAACTAGACGCACTCAGGGAGGACGCAAAAAAGAGGGGCGAAGATCCAAAAGCGAGAAAGGAGGAAACCGAGTCGTATGATTCCTCCCATATCTGGGATTATGCCCCACATAACGACTAG
- a CDS encoding Dcm, Site-specific DNA methylase, giving the protein MAFKSRISAITDHTEPSRSALSSRASNTTNVANIKTPVSRLNKSDFARSRSWAPPVSITPESKALESIKERQWKRQPKDQCGPTTKPLLIVDVHDFEIYHAPTTDKRAYELISLHYLEVPVSKKLCFDGFIRVGTVNHYIQAVGIQDCSIEGYGDEENPGIIAYIRSFASSKDQSLEIWYRLRNATPNYQRFHEPFLWVAQLGKHVLDYIEEQPVHSVTLLSFRKAFHSWLTGRFPNNNEFKQWHTAFRQQKDFRIALHAYIEYFYHQAFNLSTSKQLLNQPLWAECMAKGLTFVKPQQEILDYTLATPDVYACFKHMYFGEQIRERCPVRSVQLEQERRKRKLGIAQTPHALGSRNHLHSLNRCQPYGASLVRVGDVVVFTPEKNDGMIWKNTSWDWLAYVQDTQLLDDGTQRLYVLWIYQSCETNIYKAEYPFKNEVFLSDNCNCTEGELLSTDIKGKYNLDWCPPSIEKDRLFIRQTYITQDSAFVSLRDEHKTCVCRKKDVFLHCPGDTVYMGSTLNEEEPLEPVLIHNIHQATGLVTVRRMSRLKRDCAEIATRAHRVDIAPNELVFTDQYETLAMSRIQRRCSVKILTKSDIESNQVPFPYNLGGAGDFWFMAMGLVEANGKQHLVYLQNLPKSFKQGPDVLERSEGTLRGLSIFSGGGSLDRGLEEGGAVKIHTAVDFSAEACHTQRANAQDPENLHIYCGSVDDYLDTVLRGKDQKFIPRVGEVDLIVAGSPCPGFSTLQQDWQSSQSLRNASHISTFCSFIDVYRPLYGILENVVNMSSTRKGYEDQNVLSQVVASLVSMGYQVNQFIMDAWCYSSKQQRSRIILTIAAPGLNPILQPWHTHRRAHKDTKGRSLGMLPNGQRFGEREYYSTPFAYVSAGNISYGLPNIGNSLVQTCIPFPDHRLPAIPSRKDRALLTCIPKNPPGCGYKEAERLGLIPEALKKSTRSDGRPYARIKEAALVPTITTTSNMRDNYNGASVHWDQDRSISILEARRAQGYPDDEPIIGKLKEQYKIVGNGVDRKVAFAMGLSLSQAIEKNASDFAANGMTPSASEMYSLADDTEDEKNVTSALSQEHRYSGSVAKRDSEYLELDVDRPSETSPRTSTLSQTDTVQEAPGLRKRLSQHFTNSIGRLSLQSPSKNQTLSILTKRRREPDTGDEEIVTVETSSPSERPGKRAKPSRKSQSSAVTAGESHRKDSMSSSGRSASSSAQ; this is encoded by the exons ATGGCTTTCAAGAGCAGGATATCAGCCATCACGGATCACACGGAGCCGTCACGGTCAGCGCTCTCATCACGCGCATCGAATACCACAAATGTTGCGAATATAAAGACCCCTGTTAGCCGGCTAAATAAGAGTGACTTTGCTCGTTCTCGGAGCTGGGCACCTCCAGTCTCTATCACGCCCGAGTCGAAAGCCTTGGAGAGTATCAAG GAGCGCCAGTGGAAGCGACAGCCAAAAGATCAATGTGGTCCCACCACCAAACCACTTCTCATTGTCGATGTTCATGATTTCGAGATCTATCATGCACCAACAACTGACAAAAGAGCATACGAACTTATCAGCCTACATTACCTCGAAGTCCCGGTTTCGAAGAAGCTGTGCTTCGACGGGTTCATTCGTGTGGGCACAGTCAATCACTACATCCAAGCAGTGGGAATTCAAGACTGCTCTATCGAGGGATACGGGGATGAAGAAAATCCCGGGATTATCGCCTACATACGATCATTCGCCTCAAGCAAGGATCAATCGCTCGAAATATGGTATCGGCTCAGGAATGCAACTCCTAACTACCAAAGATTCCATGAACCATTCCTCTGGGTGGCTCAACTCGGCAAGCACGTTCTGGATTACATCGAAGAGCAGCCAGTACACTCAGTCACTCTATTAAGCTTCCGTAAGGCATTTCATTCCTGGCTCACTGGCCGGTTTCCTAACAACAACGAGTTTAAACAATGGCACACAGCGTTTAGACAGCAGAAAGACTTCCGCATTGCACTTCACGCCTATATAGAGTATTTTTATCATCAGGCCTTCAATCTGTCAACGTCGAAACAACTTCTGAACCAACCATTATGGGCCGAATGCATGGCTAAAGGTTTGACATTCGTTAAGCCGCAGCAAGAGATCCTTGACTATACCTTGGCTACTCCCGACGTGTATGCCTGCTTCAAGCACATGTACTTCGGCGAACAGATTCGGGAGAGGTGCCCAGTACGAAGTGTACAGCTCGAGCAGGAGCGCAGAAAACGCAAGCTTGGAATTGCCCAAACCCCACATGCTTTAGGGTCACGTAACCACCTACACTCGTTGAACAGATGCCAGCCGTATGGAGCCTCATTAGTAAGAGTGGGTGACGTAGTGGTGTTCACACCAGAAAAAAACGATGGAATGATCTGGAAGAACACGTCCTGGGACTGGCTAGCGTACGTCCAGGATACACAACTCTTAGATGATGGTACGCAAAGACTCTACGTACTGTGGATCTATCAAAGCTGCGAAACAAATATCTACAAAGCGGAATATCCCTTCAAGAACGAAGTATTTCTTTCAGACAACTGCAACTGCACGGAAGGGGAGCTTTTGTCAACAGATATCAAGGGCAAGTACAATCTGGATTGGTGTCCGCCTTCAATCGAGAAAGACCGCTTGTTCATTCGGCAAACCTACATCACCCAAGATAGCGCTTTTGTCAGCCTGCGAGACGAGCACAAGACATGCGTTTGCCGAAAGAAGGATGTTTTCCTCCATTGCCCTGGCGATACGGTCTACATGGGAAGCACGTTGAATGAAGAAGAGCCGTTAGAACCAGTTCTCATCCATAACATCCACCAAGCCACTGGCTTAGTCACTGTACGAAGAATGTCTCGACTTAAGCGCGACTGTGCTGAGATAGCAACGAGAGCCCACCGCGTGGACATAGCCCCCAACGAGCTAGTTTTTACCGACCAGTATGAGACTTTGGCTATGTCTCGAATTCAACGGCGTTGTTCTGTAAAGATTTTGACAAAGTCGGACATTGAAAGCAACCAGGTGCCCTTCCCTTATAACCTTGGAGGTGCTGGTGATTTCTGGTTCATGGCCATGGGACTTGTAGAAGCAAACGGCAAGCAGCACCTCGTCTATCTACAGAACCTTCCTAAGTCATTCAAGCAAGGCCCTGATGTTCTCGAGAGGTCTGAAGGAACGCTTAGAGGTCTAAGCATTTTTAGTGGCGGGGGCTCACTCGACCGAGGACTCGAGGAAGGTGGTGCTGTCAAGATTCATACCGCAGTAGACTTCAGCGCTGAAGCTTGTCATACACAGCGGGCGAACGCACAAGACCCAGAAAACCTCCATATATACTGTGGTTCTGTTGATGATTACCTTGACACGGTACTTAGAGGCAAAGATCAAAAGTTCATTCCTCGAGTCGGTGAGGTTGACTTGATTGTTGCAGGTTCTCCGTGTCCAG GATTCTCTACACTACAGCAGGACTGGCAAAGCTCACAGTCCTTGCGCAACGCCTCGCATATCAGTACATTCTGTTCCTTCATAGACGTCTACCGACCTCTATACGGTATCCTCGAAAACGTAGTCAATATGTCATCCACGCGAAAGGGCTATGAAGATCAGAACGTTTTGTCGCAAGTAGTTGCATCACTTGTTTCTATGGGCTATCAAGTCAACCAATTCATCATGGACGCTTGGTGCTATTCAAGCAAGCAGCAACGGTCCCGCATAATACTTACCATCGCTGCGCCTGGCTTGAACCCGATTTTACAACCGTGGCATACTCATCGAAGAGCGCACAAGGATACGAAGGGTAGGAGTCTTGGCATGTTGCCGAACGGTCAGCGTTTTGGGGAGCGGGAATATTACTCGACTCCTTTCGCTTATGTTTCTGCTGGGAATATCAGTTATGGCCTGCCAAATATTGGCAATAGTCTTGTACAGACGTGTATCCCCTTCCCAGACCACCGCCTCCCAGCCATTCCATCGCGTAAAGATCGAGCTTTATTAACATGTATCCCGAAGAACCCCCCAGGTTGTGGCTATAAAGAAGCCGAAAGGCTTGGTCTTATACCAGAAGCACTGAAAAAGTCTACTAGGAGTGATGGTAGACCGTACGCGAGGATTAAAGAGGCTGCTCTCGTACCAACCATCACTACCACATCCAACATGCGAGACAATTACAATGGTGCAAGTGTTCACTGGGACCAAGACAGGTCTATCAGCATCTTGGAGGCACGGCGTGCACAAGGCTATCCAGACGACGAGCCCATCATTGGCAAGCTCAAAGAACAATACAAGATCGTTGGCAATGGTGTGGACCGGAAGGTAGCTTTCGCAATGGGTCTTTCGCTATCTCAGGCCATCGAAAAAAATGCATCTGATTTCGCCGCCAATGGGATGACACCAAGTGCAAGTGAAATGTATTCTCTTGCCGATGATACAGAGGATGAGAAAAACGTTACCTCGGCGTTGTCACAGGAGCACCGGTATTCTGGCTCAGTCGCCAAAAGAGACAGCGAATACCTTGAATTAGATGTCGATAGGCCATCAGAAACATCTCCTCGAACGTCCACGCTATCACAGACAGATACTGTCCAAGAAGCACCAGGTCTTCGCAAACGTCTATCGCAGCATTTCACCAACAGCATCGGTAGACTCTCACTACAATCACCATCAAAGAACCAGACATTATCCATTCTTACCAAACGCAGAAGAGAGCCGGA